Proteins encoded within one genomic window of Humulus lupulus chromosome 1, drHumLupu1.1, whole genome shotgun sequence:
- the LOC133793603 gene encoding serine/threonine-protein kinase ATR isoform X2: protein MANLSSLVHELRERIAASPSTPPSNADDDALEIRFRAVLPNLLHAYVVPSPSANEREVIAVLKLISHIAKNFPGVFYHGKASSILPVLGRILPFFAEPAFRSRHGVIFETVGSLLSLLRTGTRDAYRLFFIDAMLVVEDIFYVASCCTDHASIAEPTRLTLRCFFKSFDEISNDPAPLGDLPACNKPTDGTGILINLSGKERWQLFATWMIRLLAKCLTEGTLYVEGLINVSFVMAACSLLCYGDVDLHVACFDFASIIASAVNFDILPHQKIIQSISTILSEDKEELPVYRNMVYDSSLGGCLNALHSGCSDVVVKLTAADLVNVFPQSIRRTKSQELKVAMCTAYIRIAKNCPAHIWKPESLVYTLSLPEPCFSLIDCLQVAISILGPDRVGGKVTDHRNLDLSIPSDKSFGNTRVREKRHIHDLEAFKTKRQKLDEEIMASDDSNQMEQKHAWVVACEREEDYAHDMHSSLLSFIKSLKSPAVSPSSLKPHLALTALSMLCITFCKYPQTNMALVIFQEMYSWISWILEQANQDSSTSIMPDFSIYLEGIHSILLLQICSHVGPLFGESKIFGNQGFNEDLVRILIKLPWTHSVIGSEPNNLRKTKCLSIQVASKLADSRSESDLEVLDLGLHDEAEEVRIEAVMSMPVIALWSGPQILSHTFRRLEFVEGEKHDKVKNVIPFSLGYLSCLYGSCNAGDGVDKSKFKLFLNTTNEKHCQTLDYLLQGFWCPKCDTKNKCKNEVYVKDVNMLDIHWRETNMDCDFSLLRNLFFELLYDESSEEVQVSCVKNIRRIIIHETTTNLTETGSRWIRSVSFLLLNRKKAIREAFCSQISSFLEDTVLSCLFPDEDTQQKSKEQKFMDIIKHALAAAEDPQIFETLLETTAEIMIAVDIYNQLFLFSLILLIDQLDNFHVTVRMNASRLIHKSCYFHLRGGFELILSKVVHVQNELFNYLSARLSCRPVMIREFAEAVLGVETEELVKKMVPVVLPKLIVSQQDDDQAVDALYELAKCLNTDMVPLIVNWLPKVLAFALHRADGQELLSVLQFYQAQTGSDKQEIFAAALPALLDELVCFLDGTDADEISRRLARVPEMIKEIARVLIGGEDLPSFLRHHFVGLLNSIDRKMLHSEDYSLQKQALQRIEMLIKMMGSQLCTYVPKLMVLLMHAINKELLQREGLNLLHFFIKQLAERSPSSTKYVVSQVFAALIPFTERDKENPTRHLEKVGKILEDLVLNNKVVLKQYLCEFPILPSFPALSEVNKVLQEARGSMTLNDQLRDVVDGLNHENLNVRYMVVCELKKLLNLRREEVTSLIIAEGGRNMETLSSLITSLLRGCAEESRTAVGQRLKLVCADCLGALGAVDPAKVKGFSCQRFKIECSDDDLIYELIHKHLARAFRAAPDTIIQDSAALAMQELLKIAGCEASMDENAAASRTELLKEKSSEHAGGGINSIDGSIQVKRGQKLWDRFSNYVKEIIAPCLTSRFQLPNVVDSALVGPIYRPSMSFRRWIFFWIKKLMAHATGSRARIFNACRGIVRHDMQTAVYLLPYLVLNVVCHGTEEARHCVTEEILYVLDAVVSENCGVNGRQTEVCVQAVFTLLDNLGQWVDDVKQDLALSPAARPSSSKQQALKPKDHSQTSMMDHDQLITQCKYVSELLLAIPKVTLARASLRCQAYARSLMYFESYVREKSGSFNPAAERSGIFEDEDVSYLMELYSCLDEPDGLSGVASLRKSLILQDQILINKKAGNWGEVLTYCEQALQMEPTSAQRHSDVLNCLLNVCHLQAMVTHVDGLNSRIPQYKKTWCMQGVQAAWRLGRWDLMDEFLNGANEDSLICSNSESNALFELDVAKILQAMIKKDQFSVAEKIAQSKQALIASLAAAGMDSYMRAYPFVVKLHFLRELEDFQTILANESFLEKSFQVGDTSFSKMMENWENRLRFTQPSLWTREPLLAFRRMVFGASGRGAQVGNCWLQYAKLCRTAGHYETANRAILEAQASGAPNVHMEKAKLLWSTRRSDGAIAELQQSLLNMSVEAVGSAAVSSISSLSVVPLNSAPLVCDTQCMNESRDIAKTLLLYARWIHYTGQKQKEDVIIFYSRVKELQPKWEKGFFYMAKYCDEVLADARKRQEENSDLGPGKMPSSTVGSSNLATEKRWWSYVPDVLLFYAKGLHRGHKNLFQALPRLLTLWFDFGSFYQRSSSSTNKDLKSVHLKVMSIMRGCLKDLPTYQWLTVLPQLVSRICHQNEEVVRLVKHVITSVLRQYPQQALWIMAAVSKSTVPSRKEAAAEIIQSARKGFSQGNSGNNLFIQFASMVDHLIKLCFHAGQPKSRSINISIEFSSLKRMMPLGIIMPIQQSLTVNLPTCDGNLTDSLTSDIFSVTDLPTIAGIADEAEILSSLQRPKKIILLGSDGMERPFLCKPKDDLRKDARMMEFTAMINRLLSKYPESRRRKLYIRTFAVIPLTEDCGMVEWVPHTRGLRHILQDIYITCGKFDRLKTNPQIKRLYDQCHGKMPEDEMLKNKILPMFPPVFHKWFLTTFSEPAAWFRARIAYAHTTAVWSMVGHIVGLGDRHGENILFDSTTGDCVHVDFSCLFDKGLQLEKPELVPFRLTQNMIDGLGITGYEGIFLRVCEITLSVLRMHRETLMSVLETFIHDPLVEWTKSHKSSGVEVQNPHAQRAISNIEARLRGVVVGVGAAPSLPLAVEGQARRLITEAISHKNLGKMYIWWMPWF from the exons ATGGCCAACTTGTCGAGCCTCGTTCACGAGCTCCGAGAACGCATTGCGGCTTCTCCCTCCACTCCTCCTTCCAATGCAGACGATGACGCTCTCGAAATTAGGTTCCGTGCGGTGCTTCCTAATCTCCTCCACGCCTATGTCGTTCCTTCCCCCTCTG CCAATGAGAGAGAAGTGATAGCTGTTTTGAAGCTCATTTCCCACATTGCGAAGAATTTTCCTGGGGTCTTTTATCATGGGAAGGCGAGCTCTATTTTACCTGTTCTTGGTCGGATTCTTCCTTTCTTTGCGGAACCCGCATTTCG TTCTCGGCATGGTGTAATTTTTGAAACTGTCGGGTCACTTTTATCTTTGCTTCGGACTGGAACACGAGATGCTTACCGTCTTTTTTTCATTGATGCCATGTTGGTTGTTGAAG ATATTTTCTATGTAGCATCATGCTGCACTGACCATGCAAGCATTGCAGAACCCACTAGATTAACTTTAAGGTGTTTCTTTAAGTCATTTGATGAGATTTCAAATGATCCAGCTCCTCTAGGAGATCTCCCAGCATGTAACAAACCGACAGATGGCACTGGTATTTTGATTAACCTATCGGGCAAAGAAAGGTGGCAACTTTTTGCAACTTGGATGATTAGGCTTCTTGCAAAATGCCTTACAGAAGGAACTCTCTATGTAGAAGGACTAATTAATGTATCATTTGTAATGGCTGCATGTTCTCTATTATGTTACGGAGATGTAGATTTGCATGTG GCATGTTTTGACTTTGCAAGTATCATTGCATCGGCAGTAAATTTTGACATTCTCCCTCATCAGAAAATAATTCAGTCGATATCCACTATATTAAGTGAGGACAAAGAGGAGCTTCCTGTGTATAG AAACATGGTTTATGATTCGTCATTGGGTGGTTGCCTGAATGCATTACACTCTGGTTGTTCTGATGTTGTTGTCAAGTTAACAGCTGCTGATTTAGTAAATGTATTTCCTCAGTCAATAAGGAGAACCAAAAGCCAGGAGCTTAAG GTTGCAATGTGCACTGCATATATTCGCATTGCAAAAAACTGTCCCGCTCATATATGGAAGCCTGAGTCACTTGTTTACACACTTTCTCTTCCAGAACCCTGCTTCTCCCTGATAGATTGTCTTCAAGTAGCTATTTCCATACTTGGTCCTGATCGTGTTGGAGGGAAAGTAACAGATCATAGAAATCTAGATTTGTCAATACCAAGTGACAAATCATTTGGAAACACAAGGGTCCGGGAAAAGAGACACattcatgatttagaggcttTCAAGACCAAACGACAGAAGTTAGATGAGGAAATTATGGCTTCTGATGACAGTAATCAGATGGAGCAAAAGCATGCATGGGTTGTTGCTTGTGAAAGAGAAGAAGATTATGCACATGATATGCATTCCTCacttctttcttttattaaatctttaaaaTCTCCTGCTGTCAGTCCAAGTTCTCTAAAACCACATCTAGCTTTAACAGCTCTTAGCATGCTTTGCATCACCTTCTGTAAATATCCACAGACCAATATGGCACTTGTAATTTTTCAGGAGATGTATTCATGGATATCCTGGATACTGGAACAG GCAAACCAAGATAGTTCAACTTCAATCATGCCTGATTTTTCTATCTATCTTGAAGGAATTCACAGCATATTGCTTTTGCAAA TTTGTTCACATGTAGGTCCACTTTTTGGGGAGAGCAAGATATTTGGAAATCAGGGTTTTAATGAAGATCTTGTTCGCATACTGATTAAACTTCCTTGGACCCATTCTGTCATTGGTAGCGAGCCTAATAATCTGAGGAAAACAAAATGTCTTTCTATTCAAGTTGCAAGCAAACTTGCTGATAGCAGAAGTGAATCTGATCTGGAAGTGCTTGATTTGGGCCTACATGATGAAGCTGAAGAAGTTAGAATTGAGGCAGTAATGTCAATGCCAGTTATTGCATTGTGGTCTGGTCCTCAAATACTATCACATACATTTAGAAGGCTGGA ATTCGTAGAAGGAGAAAAGCATGACAAGGTTAAGAATGTTATTCCGTTTTCTCTTGGTTATTTATCATGCCTTTATGGTTCTTGTAATGCTGGAGATGGTGTAGATAAAAGTAAATTCAAATTGTTCTTGaatacaacaaatgaaaaacactGTCAAACACTAGATTATTTATTGCAAGGATTTTGGTGTCCAAAGTGTGACACAAAAAATAAATGCAAGAATGAAGTGTATGTAAAAGATGTCAATATGCTTGATATACACTGGAGGGAAACCAATATGGATTGTGATTTCAGTCTTCTAAGGAATCTGTTTTTTGAACTTCTTTATGATGAGTCATCTGAAGAGGTTCAAGTTTCTTGTGTAAAAAATATTCGAAGGATCATAATACATGAAACCACTACTAATCTCACTGAAACAGGATCCAGATGGATTAGAAGTGTTAGTTTTTTGCTTCTTAACAGAAAGAAGGCTATAAGAGAAGCATTTTGCAGTCAAATTAGCTCATTCCTTGAAGATACTGTTTTGAGTTGTTTATTTCCTGACGAGGACACACAACAGAAAAGTAAAGAACAAAAATTTATGGATATAATCAAACATGCACTGGCAGCTGCTGAAGACCCCCAAATATTTGAGACCCTTTTGGAAACAACTGCAGAAATTATGATTGCTGTCGATATATACAATCAGctctttttattttctctaaTCTTATTGATTGATCAGCTTGATAATTTTCATGTGACAGTGAGAATGAATGCATCAAGGCTAATACACAAATCTTGCTACTTCCATCTTAGAGGAGGTTTTGAGTTAATTCTCTCAAAAGTGGTTCATGTTCAAAACGAACTATTTAATTATTTGTCAGCAAGGCTTTCTTGCCGTCCAGTAATGATCAGAGAGTTTGCAGAAGCAGTTCTTGGTGTTGAAACCGAAGAACTTGTCAAGAAAATGGTTCCTGTTGTTCTTCCAAAACTCATTGTGTCTCAACAGGATGATGATCAAGCAGTTGATGCGTTATATGAGTTGGCTAAATGTTTGAACACTGATATGGTCCCTTTGATAGTTAATTGGCTACCAAAAGTGCTAGCTTTTGCTCTTCATCGTGCAGATGGCCAAGAATTACTCTCTGTCTTGCAATTTTACCAAGCCCAGACTGGTTCTGACAAGCAAGAAATTTTTGCAGCTGCATTACCGGCGCTATTAGATGAACTTGTATGTTTTTTGGATGGAACTGATGCAGATGAAATAAGTAGAAG GTTAGCAAGAGTACCTGAGATGATAAAAGAAATTGCTAGGGTTCTAATTGGTGGTGAAGATCTTCCAAGCTTTCTAAGGCATCATTTTGTTGGCCTCCTTAACAGTATTGATAGAAAGATGCTTCACTCAGAGGATTATTCACTGCAGAAGCAAGCCTTACAACGCATTGAGATGCTGATTAAGATGATGGGTTCTCAACTTTGTACCTATGTGCCAAAACTGATGGTTCTTCTTATGCATGCTATTAATAAAGAACTGCTCCAAAGAGAGGGTCTCAACTTATTGCATTTTTTCATCAAACAATTGGCTGAACGATCACCATCTAGCACAAAATATGTAGTTTCTCAAGTCTTTGCTGCTCTGATTCCCTTCACAGAGAGAGACAAAGAAAACCCAACAAGACATCTAGAGAAAGTGGGAAAAATATTAGAAGACCTTgtgctgaacaacaaagttgttTTAAAGCAATATCTTTGTGAGTTCCCCATATTGCCTAGTTTTCCAGCTCTATCAGAAGTCAATAAAGTTCTACAGGAAGCTCGTGGGTCAATGACTTTGAATGATCAATTGCGAGATGTTGTTGATGGTCTGAATCATGAGAACTTAAATGTGAGATATATGGTAGTGTGTGAGTTGAAAAAATTACTAAATCTGAGAAGAGAAGAGGTTACTAGTTTAATAATTGCTGAAGGTGGCAGAAACATGGAAACTTTGAGCTCTTTGATCACATCCTTATTGAGAGGTTGTGCGGAAGAATCGCGGACTGCCGTTGGACAACGTCTGAAGTTGGTCTGTGCTGATTGTCTCGGAGCATTAGGTGCAGTTGACCCAGCAAAGGTGAAGGGCTTTTCATGCCAACGTTTTAAAATTGAATGCTCTGATGATGACCTTATATATGAGTTGATTCACAAGCATCTTGCTAGAGCTTTTAGAGCTGCACCTGACACTATTATTCAAGACTCAGCTGCATTGGCAATGCAAGAGCTCCTAAAGATTGCTGGTTGTGAAGCATCCATGGATGAGAATGCTGCAGCTTCTAGGACAGAATTACTGAAGGAGAAATCTTCAGAGCATGCTGGAGGAGGGATTAATAGTATTGATGGTAGCATACAGGTAAAGAGGGGTCAAAAATTGTGGGATCGATTTTCTAATTATGTGAAAGAAATAATAGCTCCTTGTCTAACCTCTAGATTTCAACTTCCTAATGTTGTCGATTCTGCATTGGTTGGCCCAATTTATCGACCATCTATGTCATTCAGAAGATGGATATTCTTTTGGATAAAAAAGTTGATGGCACATGCAACAGGTTCTCGTGCAAGGATTTTTAATGCATGTCGAGGTATAGTGCGTCATGACATGCAGACAGCAGTATATCTGCTGCCATATTTAGTTCTTAATGTTGTCTGCCATGGAACTGAGGAGGCACGACATTGTGTAACAGAAGAAATCTTGTATGTTCTTGATGCTGTCGTATCAGAAAACTGTGGAGTGAATGGTAGGCAAACTGAAGTTTGTGTACAAGCAGTGTTTACTCTTCTTGATAATCTTGGGCAATGGGTGGATGACGTGAAACAAGATCTGGCTCTTTCCCCAGCTGCCCGACCATCTTCTTCAAAGCAACAAGCATTAAAGCCAAAAGATCATTCTCAAACTTCTATGATGGATCATGACCAACTTATAACACAGTGTAAATATGTTTCAGAACTTTTGTTGGCAATTCCAAAGGTAACACTTGCCAGGGCCTCCTTAAGATGTCAGGCATATGCAAGGTCCTTAATGTACTTTGAATCTTATGTAAGGGAGAAGTCAGGTTCTTTCAACCCTGCAGCTGAGAGAAGTGGAATTTTTGAGGATGAAGATGTTTCTTACCTAATGGAATTATATAGCTGTCTAGATGAGCCTGATGGTCTATCTGGTGTGGCATCTTTACGAAAATCTTTGATACTACAGGACCAGATTTTAATAAACAAAAAGGCAGGAAACTGGGGGGAGGTTTTAACTTATTGTGAACAAGCTTTGCAGATGGAACCTACTTCAGCACAAAGACATTCTGATGTTCTAAATTGTTTACTCAATGTGTGCCACCTCCAAGCCATGGTTACTCATGTTGATGGTTTAAACTCCAGAATTCCGCAGTACAAGAAAACATGGTGCATGCAAGGTGTGCAAGCAGCATGGAGACTTGGCAGGTGGGACTTGATGGATGAATTCCTTAATGGAGCTAATGAAGACAGTTTAATTTGTAGCAACTCTGAGAGTAATGCATTATTTGAGTTGGATGTTGCCAAAATTCTCCAGGCAATGATAAAGAAGGACCAGTTTTCAGTTGCTGAAAAGATTGCACAGTCTAAGCAAGCATTAATTGCTTCTCTGGCAGCTGCAGGAATGGATTCCTACATGCGGGCATACCCATTTGTTGTGAAACTTCACTTTCTCCGGGAGTTGGAGGACTTCCAAACTATTCTTGCTAATGAATCCTTCTTGGAGAAGTCGTTTCAAGTGGGCGATACGAGCTTCTCTAAAATGATGGAGAACTGGGAAAATCGCCTTCGATTTACACAGCCATCACTATGGACAAGGGAGCCTCTTTTAGCTTTTCGAAGAATGGTTTTTGGTGCTAGTGGTCGTGGTGCTCAAGTAGGTAATTGTTGGCTTCAATATGCAAAGCTTTGTCGCACAGCTGGTCATTATGAAACGGCAAACCGAGCCATCCTTGAAGCCCAAGCTTCAGGTGCTCCTAATGTACACATGGAGAAGGCTAAGCTTTTGTGGAGTACCAGGAGATCTGATGGAGCCATAGCCGAGTTGCAACAATCACTCCTGAATATGTCTGTGGAGGCTGTAGGATCTGCAGCAGTATCATCCATTAGTAGTCTGTCAGTGGTTCCACTGAACTCTGCACCTTTAGTTTGTGATACTCAATGTATGAATGAGAGTCGTGATATTGCGAAGACTCTTCTCCTATATGCTAGATGGATCCATTACACTGGGCAGAAACAGAAAGAAGATGTAATTATTTTTTACTCTAGGGTAAAGGAACTACAGCCCAAGTGGGAGAAAGGATTCTTCTACATGGCCAAGTATTGTGATGAAGTGCTTGCTGATGCCAGGAAACGTCAGGAAGAAAATTCTGATTTGGGTCCCGGGAAGATGCCATCAAGTACTGTTGGTTCGTCAAATTTAGCTACAGAAAAGCGCTGGTGGTCTTATGTGCCTGATGTGCTTTTATTCTATGCCAAGGGGCTTCACAGGGGCCATAAGAATCTCTTTCAAGCACTTCCAAGGTTGTTAACCCTATGGTTTGATTTTGGAAGTTTTTATCAAAGAAGCAGTTCATCTACTAATAAAGATCTCAAAAGTGTTCACCTAAAG GTAATGAGTATTATGAGAGGCTGTTTAAAGGATTTGCCAACGTATCAGTGGTTAACTGTACTGCCTCAATTGGTTTCTAGAATTTGCCATCAGAATGAGGAAGTTGTTCGATTGGTGAAACACGTAATCACCTCAGTTCTTCGGCAGTACCCACAACAAGCACTATGGATTATGGCAGCAGTTTCAAAGTCCACTGTTCCTTCTAGGAAGGAGGCAGCTGCAGAAATCATACAATCTGCACGAAAGGGATTTAGCCAGGGTAATAGTGGCAACAATTTGTTTATTCAGTTCGCTAGCATGGTAGATCACTTGATTAAGTTATGCTTTCATGCTGGTCAACCTAAATCAAGGTCAATTAACATCTCAATTGAGTTTAGTTCTCTGAAGAGGATGATGCCACTAGGAATTATCATGCCGATTCAACAATCTCTTACAGTTAATCTTCCGACTTGTGATGGGAATCTCACTGATTCACTTACCTCTGATATCTTTTCTGTTACTGATCTTCCTACAATAGCAGGCATAGCGGACGAGGCTGAGATTCTTTCATCTCTTCAACGACCTAAGAAA ATTATTCTACTGGGCAGTGATGGCATGGAACGTCCATTCCTCTGCAAACCCAAAGATGATCTCCGGAAGGATGCCCGGATGATGGAGTTCACCGCAATGATAAATCGTTTGTTGTCCAAATACCCAGAAAGCCGTCGGAGGAAGCTCTACATTCGCACCTTTGCTGTGATACCTTTGACAGAGGATTGTGGCATGGTAGAGTGGGTGCCTCATACTCGCGGACTTAGGCATATACTTCAAGACATTTATATTACCTGTGGGAAATTTGACAGGCTGAAGACAAATCCTCAGATTAAACGATTATATGATCAGTGCCACGGTAAAATGCCTGAAGATGAGAtgctgaagaataaaattcttccaATGTTCCCCCCAGtttttcataaatggtttttgaCCACATTTTCTGAGCCAGCTGCATGGTTTAGAGCAAGGATTGCTTATGCACACACTACTGCCGTGTGGTCAATGGTTGGGCATATTGTGGGACTTGGTGATAGGCATGGTGAAAACATTCTTTTCGACTCTACTACTGGTGACTGTGTTCATGTTGATTTCAGTTGCTTATTTGACAAGGGTTTGCAGTTGGAGAAACCAGAGCTGGTTCCGTTCAGGCTAACTCAG AACATGATTGATGGCTTGGGAATCACTGGTTATGAAGGAATCTTCTTGAGAGTATGTGAAATCACACTTTCGGTTCTCAGGATGCATAGGGAGACTTTAATGAGTGTGCTTGAAACCTTCATTCACGATCCTCTTGTGGAATGGACGAAATCTCACAAGTCCAGTGGGGTAGAAGTTCAAAATCCACACGCACAG CGAGCCATTAGTAACATTGAAGCAAGGTTGCGAGGAGTCGTGGTTGGAGTTGGTGCAGCTCCATCCTTGCCTCTCGCTGTTGAAGGTCAGGCTCGTCGGTTAATTACTGAAGCAATCTCGCACAAAAATCTTGGCAAGATGTATATATGGTGGATGCCATGGTTTTGA